A region of the Dysgonomonas mossii genome:
TAATCCTACGGCAGAAAATATTGCCCGATATCTGTATGATATATTTGTGGCGGATATTCCTGAGTTGTATGCTGTAGAAGTTTCTGAAACACCAAAAACGACCGCAATATATGAAGCTGATAGTAAATGAGATATTCTACTCCTTGCAGGGAGAAGGGGGGCGTAGCGGAGAGGCTTCTATATTTATAAGGCTTACAAAGTGTAATCTCGCTTGCAGCTTTTGTGATACAGACTTTGCCGACGGCGATGTGATGACTATAGATGAAATACTGGAAGAGATAAAACAGTATCCTTGTAAGTGGATTATATGGACAGGAGGAGAACCGACGATCCAACTTAAGGATGAATATCTTGCTGTTTTCAGGAAGCACGGCTATAAACAAGCAATAGAGACAAATGGTACGCGCCTTGTGCCATCGTTGATTGATTATATTACATGTAGTCCCAAGCAAGACTATGAAACGATAAAAAGCAGGATTCCTGTAGTAAACGAAATAAGAATTCCTGTTAAAGTAGGTGATACAATTCCCGATGCTTCCATTTTTCCAAAGGCGGACAATTATTTTTTAAGTCCGATTTTTGATGGAGACAAAATCAACTTGGAGAATGTAGACTATTGCGTAGAACAAATAAAGTTGAACTCACAGTGGAAGCTGAGCTTACAAGTTCATAAGCTTATACATATCGAATAATGGAGAAGTTTGAACTCGATATACTAGGCTGTGGCTCGGCTACTCCAACTACTCTGCATAATCCTTCATCGCAAGTGTTGAATATAAGGGATAAGCTCTTTATGATAGACTGCGGGGAGGGTACACAGTTGCAGTTTAGGAGAAGCAAACTGCGTTTTGGAAGACTGAATAGTA
Encoded here:
- a CDS encoding 7-carboxy-7-deazaguanine synthase QueE gives rise to the protein MKLIVNEIFYSLQGEGGRSGEASIFIRLTKCNLACSFCDTDFADGDVMTIDEILEEIKQYPCKWIIWTGGEPTIQLKDEYLAVFRKHGYKQAIETNGTRLVPSLIDYITCSPKQDYETIKSRIPVVNEIRIPVKVGDTIPDASIFPKADNYFLSPIFDGDKINLENVDYCVEQIKLNSQWKLSLQVHKLIHIE